The Haemophilus parainfluenzae genome window below encodes:
- a CDS encoding helix-turn-helix domain-containing protein, whose amino-acid sequence MGKHYTIEFKLQALQPILNEKMSIREAARFYNIPSNALVGTWLKRFEKSGIKGLIPRKPSGRPPMKPKYAKMPPPPKTEEDRLRLRILQLEAEVAYLKELRRLRLQDEAEQRKLSKG is encoded by the coding sequence ATGGGTAAACACTACACAATCGAATTTAAATTACAGGCTCTCCAACCTATTTTGAATGAGAAAATGAGTATTAGAGAAGCCGCGCGTTTTTACAATATTCCTTCCAACGCCTTAGTCGGGACATGGTTGAAACGGTTTGAAAAAAGTGGCATAAAAGGACTGATTCCCCGTAAACCATCAGGACGACCGCCGATGAAACCCAAATATGCAAAAATGCCACCGCCACCCAAAACTGAAGAAGACCGTTTACGCCTGAGAATTTTACAGCTTGAAGCGGAGGTGGCCTACCTAAAGGAGTTGAGAAGGCTCAGACTTCAGGACGAAGCCGAGCAACGGAAATTATCCAAAGGTTAA
- a CDS encoding IS3 family transposase — MIQRLRTRYPLKWLLGFAQLARSTFFAKLQIKPDKDEQLKKAIKRIKANHPDYGYRRVHASLPGVNHKKVQRLMQTLGLQVQSRKSKKFTTYRGTIGVIAPNHLERDFSATAPKQKWVTDITEFKAKDGSKVYLSPILDLFNNEIVSYNLSYSLNWAQVEDMLMQAVKGLNKACGVILHSDQGWQYQMVAYRRILAEHGIIQSMSRKGNCLDNAAMESFFGRLKTECFYGREFKTKEEIVDAVRDYLDYYNHRRIQLKLKGLSPIQYRKQSFK; from the coding sequence ATTATCCAAAGGTTAAGAACACGCTATCCGTTAAAATGGCTTTTAGGTTTTGCACAGTTAGCGCGTAGTACGTTTTTTGCTAAACTTCAGATTAAACCGGATAAGGATGAGCAGCTGAAAAAGGCCATTAAACGCATCAAAGCCAATCATCCTGATTATGGCTACCGACGAGTTCATGCCAGCTTGCCAGGCGTGAATCATAAAAAAGTTCAACGTTTAATGCAGACACTTGGGCTTCAAGTGCAGTCAAGAAAAAGCAAGAAATTTACGACCTATCGAGGCACGATAGGGGTGATTGCACCGAATCATCTTGAACGCGATTTTAGTGCAACGGCCCCGAAACAAAAATGGGTGACCGATATCACAGAGTTTAAGGCGAAAGATGGGAGTAAAGTCTATTTATCTCCAATTTTAGACTTATTTAACAATGAGATAGTTTCATATAATCTCAGCTATTCCCTAAACTGGGCACAAGTAGAGGACATGTTAATGCAAGCCGTCAAAGGATTAAATAAGGCTTGTGGTGTCATTTTGCATTCAGACCAAGGCTGGCAATATCAAATGGTAGCTTATCGTCGAATCTTGGCTGAACATGGCATCATTCAAAGTATGTCGAGAAAAGGGAATTGCTTAGATAACGCCGCGATGGAAAGTTTCTTTGGGCGATTAAAAACGGAATGTTTTTATGGTCGGGAATTTAAAACAAAAGAAGAGATAGTTGATGCTGTCAGAGATTATTTGGATTACTATAATCATCGACGGATTCAACTAAAATTAAAAGGACTGAGTCCGATACAATATCGAAAACAATCCTTTAAATAA
- the yqfB gene encoding N(4)-acetylcytidine aminohydrolase, with the protein MNDITFYQRFEADILAGRKTITIRDKSESHFKAGDILRVGRFEDNQYFCTIEVLSVSPITLDELTEQHAKQENMELDELKEVIQRIYPREIEFYLIEFKLLKEML; encoded by the coding sequence ATGAACGATATTACCTTTTATCAACGCTTCGAAGCCGATATTCTCGCAGGACGTAAAACCATCACCATTCGAGATAAATCCGAAAGCCACTTTAAAGCAGGTGATATTTTGCGTGTTGGGCGCTTTGAGGATAATCAATATTTTTGCACCATTGAAGTGTTAAGTGTATCGCCGATTACTCTTGATGAACTGACAGAGCAGCATGCGAAGCAGGAAAATATGGAGTTGGATGAATTGAAAGAGGTGATTCAGAGGATTTATCCAAGGGAAATAGAATTTTATTTAATTGAATTTAAATTATTGAAGGAAATGTTATGA
- a CDS encoding RimK family alpha-L-glutamate ligase → MKLLMLCREPRLYSCQRLKEAAESCGHQMDILDPNRCILKLDKNQPHFSLYYQQNAESELYLLPDYDAVLPRFGTTSTQMGCAVLRHFQGKGVYCLNKEQAFLAARDKWRSLQILLEQGIAIPNSVLSGCEVDPKQAIKQITAPVIIKTLKGSQGIGVILADRPQSAVSILETLKDANVPVLLQDFVEEAKGTDIRCFVIGDKVVATMQRIGQDGEFRANFHRGGAAEKIKLTEEEKSIAIRAIKALGLVVAGVDLIRSKEGLLVLEVNASPGLEMIEKTSGIDIALQMILFLEQQVKQ, encoded by the coding sequence ATGAAATTATTGATGCTTTGCCGTGAGCCTCGCCTTTATAGCTGCCAGCGTTTAAAAGAAGCAGCAGAAAGTTGCGGGCATCAAATGGATATTTTGGATCCTAATCGTTGCATTTTAAAACTCGACAAAAATCAACCGCACTTTTCTTTGTATTATCAACAAAATGCAGAAAGTGAGCTTTATTTATTGCCTGATTATGATGCTGTACTACCACGCTTTGGGACGACAAGCACCCAAATGGGGTGTGCAGTATTGCGACATTTCCAAGGAAAAGGCGTCTATTGCCTTAATAAAGAACAAGCATTTTTAGCCGCACGCGATAAATGGCGTAGTTTGCAGATATTATTGGAGCAAGGTATTGCAATACCAAATTCAGTCTTATCCGGTTGTGAAGTTGATCCTAAACAAGCCATTAAGCAAATAACCGCTCCAGTGATTATTAAAACCTTAAAAGGTTCACAAGGTATTGGGGTGATCTTGGCTGACCGTCCACAAAGTGCGGTCAGTATTTTAGAAACGTTAAAAGATGCGAATGTCCCTGTTTTGTTACAAGATTTTGTCGAAGAGGCAAAAGGGACTGATATTCGCTGTTTTGTGATCGGTGATAAAGTGGTCGCCACAATGCAGCGTATTGGACAAGATGGTGAGTTTCGTGCAAATTTTCACCGTGGTGGCGCAGCAGAAAAAATTAAACTCACTGAAGAGGAAAAATCTATTGCCATTCGAGCCATTAAAGCCTTAGGGCTTGTTGTAGCTGGTGTTGATTTGATTCGTTCAAAAGAAGGTTTATTGGTGCTTGAAGTAAATGCTAGCCCAGGGTTAGAAATGATTGAGAAAACCAGTGGCATTGATATTGCATTGCAGATGATCTTGTTTTTAGAACAGCAAGTGAAACAATAA
- a CDS encoding DNA polymerase III subunit chi, with protein MAKNAQFYLLNPEKKITVEQLACDLAAQAWRLGKRVLIACETEEQAFLIDEALWQRDPNEFVPHNLSGEATQYAPPIEISWKGKRNAQRRDLLINLQMEVPDFSHSFTQLIDFVPVEETQKAQARERYKQLRQLGWTLSTEQV; from the coding sequence ATGGCAAAAAACGCACAATTTTATCTCTTAAATCCAGAAAAGAAGATAACCGTTGAGCAACTTGCCTGTGATCTTGCCGCTCAAGCGTGGCGTTTAGGCAAGCGAGTTTTAATCGCGTGCGAAACAGAAGAGCAAGCATTTTTAATTGATGAAGCATTATGGCAACGGGATCCGAATGAGTTTGTTCCTCATAATCTTTCAGGCGAAGCAACACAATATGCACCGCCAATTGAGATTAGTTGGAAAGGCAAACGCAATGCCCAACGTCGTGACTTACTGATCAATTTGCAAATGGAAGTGCCGGATTTTAGCCACAGCTTTACACAATTAATTGATTTTGTACCGGTAGAAGAAACGCAAAAAGCTCAAGCGCGTGAACGTTATAAACAACTGAGACAGTTAGGCTGGACGTTGAGCACGGAGCAGGTATAA
- the fumC gene encoding class II fumarate hydratase — MAFRIEKDTMGEVQVPADKYWAAQTERSRNNFKIGPAASMPHEIIEAFGYLKKAAAFANSDLGVLPAEKRDLIATACDEILAGKLDDQFPLVIWQTGSGTQSNMNVNEVVANRAHVLHGGKLGEKSFIHPNDDVNKSQSSNDTFPTAMHIAAYKKVVEHTIPCVERLQKTFAQKSAEFKDVVKIGRTHLMDATPLTLGQEFSAYAAQLDFGLRALRNTLPHLSQLALGGTAVGTGLNTPKGYDVKVADYIAKFTGLPFVTAENKFEALAAHDAIVETHGAIKQLAMSLFKIANDIRLLASGPRSGIGEILIPENEPGSSIMPGKVNPTQCEALTMVCAQVFGNDTTIAFVGSQGHFQLNVFNPVMVANFLQSAQLLGDACVSFDEHCATGIQPNYPRIKQQLENSLMLVTALNTHIGYENAAKIAKTAHKNGTTLREEAINLGLVSAEDFDKWVRPEDMVGSLK; from the coding sequence ATGGCATTTCGTATTGAAAAAGACACTATGGGCGAAGTTCAAGTTCCTGCAGATAAATACTGGGCAGCACAAACCGAACGTTCCCGTAACAACTTCAAAATTGGTCCGGCTGCCTCTATGCCGCACGAAATTATTGAAGCGTTTGGTTATTTGAAAAAAGCCGCTGCTTTCGCAAACTCTGATTTAGGTGTATTACCTGCAGAGAAACGTGATTTAATCGCGACCGCCTGTGATGAAATCCTGGCAGGGAAATTAGACGACCAATTCCCATTAGTCATTTGGCAAACTGGTTCAGGTACACAATCAAACATGAACGTGAACGAAGTGGTAGCGAACCGTGCTCACGTTTTACATGGCGGTAAATTAGGTGAAAAATCATTCATCCATCCAAACGATGATGTAAACAAATCACAATCTTCAAATGACACTTTCCCAACTGCGATGCACATTGCCGCATACAAAAAAGTGGTTGAACACACCATTCCTTGTGTGGAACGTCTACAAAAAACGTTCGCACAAAAATCAGCAGAATTTAAAGATGTGGTAAAAATTGGCCGTACTCACTTAATGGATGCCACCCCATTGACATTAGGTCAAGAGTTCTCTGCATACGCCGCACAATTAGATTTCGGTTTACGCGCACTAAGAAACACCCTTCCGCACTTAAGCCAATTAGCACTTGGTGGTACTGCAGTGGGTACTGGTTTGAACACACCAAAAGGCTATGATGTGAAAGTGGCGGATTACATCGCAAAATTCACTGGCTTACCATTCGTGACTGCTGAAAACAAATTTGAAGCGTTAGCAGCTCACGATGCGATTGTGGAAACACATGGTGCAATTAAACAATTAGCGATGAGCTTATTCAAAATTGCAAACGACATTCGTTTATTAGCATCAGGCCCTCGTTCTGGTATCGGTGAAATCTTAATTCCTGAAAATGAACCAGGTTCTTCCATCATGCCAGGTAAAGTGAACCCTACTCAATGTGAAGCGTTAACCATGGTGTGTGCGCAAGTATTCGGTAACGATACTACTATCGCGTTCGTTGGCTCACAAGGTCATTTCCAATTAAACGTATTTAACCCTGTCATGGTGGCGAATTTCTTACAATCTGCACAATTATTGGGTGATGCTTGCGTATCATTTGATGAACACTGCGCAACCGGTATTCAACCGAACTACCCTCGCATTAAACAACAATTGGAAAATTCATTGATGTTAGTAACCGCACTTAATACCCATATCGGTTACGAAAATGCAGCGAAAATTGCAAAAACTGCACACAAAAATGGTACAACCTTACGTGAAGAAGCGATTAACTTAGGCTTAGTTTCAGCCGAAGATTTCGACAAATGGGTTCGTCCTGAAGATATGGTGGGTAGCTTAAAATAA
- a CDS encoding chalcone isomerase family protein, whose protein sequence is MKLKFIIAAISALFSPALFAQWQPVGNAEYTWGPFHVYTVGLYSETGSYEKNERPLMFSIKYEKPVEGKNFAIALTKEMESQNLSKDDTTAWLKKMQEIFPDFSPNDILNFVALADKGYFVLNDTVLDHEFDQKFTQAFIDVWLSDKSSFIKLQPQLLGKEKPAHDSKEFQHQPASEPFDEENTTPELPPNYDFKQDAKG, encoded by the coding sequence ATGAAACTGAAATTTATTATTGCTGCCATTTCAGCCTTATTTTCCCCCGCACTTTTTGCCCAATGGCAACCGGTCGGCAATGCTGAATACACATGGGGGCCATTCCATGTTTATACTGTCGGCTTATATTCTGAAACGGGTTCCTATGAAAAAAATGAACGTCCGTTAATGTTTTCGATTAAATATGAAAAACCAGTTGAAGGGAAAAATTTTGCCATTGCTTTAACCAAAGAAATGGAATCACAAAATTTAAGTAAAGATGACACTACGGCATGGCTCAAAAAAATGCAGGAAATCTTCCCTGATTTTTCACCAAACGACATCTTAAATTTTGTTGCCTTAGCGGATAAAGGCTATTTTGTGTTGAATGATACCGTGTTAGATCATGAATTCGATCAAAAATTCACACAAGCGTTTATTGATGTATGGCTTTCAGATAAAAGTAGTTTTATCAAATTACAACCTCAATTATTAGGTAAAGAAAAACCGGCTCACGATAGCAAAGAATTTCAACATCAACCCGCAAGCGAGCCTTTTGATGAAGAAAATACGACGCCGGAATTACCACCAAATTACGATTTTAAACAAGACGCAAAAGGATAA
- a CDS encoding GrxA family glutaredoxin, with amino-acid sequence MFVVIFGRPGCPYCVRAKNLAEKLKGEVADFDYRYVDIIAEGISKADLSKSVGKEVETVPQIFIDEKPIGGCTDFEALMKEQFNVVA; translated from the coding sequence ATGTTCGTAGTTATTTTTGGTCGTCCAGGCTGCCCTTATTGTGTACGTGCAAAAAACCTTGCTGAAAAATTAAAAGGTGAAGTAGCGGATTTCGATTATCGCTATGTAGATATTATCGCTGAAGGTATTTCTAAAGCAGATTTATCAAAATCTGTCGGTAAAGAAGTGGAAACTGTGCCACAAATCTTTATCGATGAAAAACCAATCGGTGGTTGCACTGATTTCGAAGCATTAATGAAAGAACAATTTAACGTTGTGGCTTAA